In Flavobacterium gelatinilyticum, a genomic segment contains:
- a CDS encoding BlaI/MecI/CopY family transcriptional regulator: MQKLTNKEEEIMHILWKLKKAFVKEIQAEITEDQPHYNTLSTIVRNLEEKGFVAHNAFGNTHQYYPVVTLEAYSKKYMKTAIDNYFNSSYKNMVSFFAKEEKISADELREILEMIENPKDKK, from the coding sequence ATGCAAAAGTTAACCAACAAAGAAGAAGAGATAATGCACATTTTATGGAAGCTGAAAAAAGCATTCGTAAAAGAAATTCAGGCAGAAATAACTGAAGACCAGCCGCATTATAATACACTTTCGACAATTGTTCGAAATCTGGAGGAAAAGGGTTTTGTGGCGCACAATGCATTTGGAAACACGCATCAATATTATCCGGTTGTCACTCTCGAAGCGTACAGCAAAAAATACATGAAAACCGCTATTGATAATTATTTCAACAGTTCGTATAAAAATATGGTTTCATTTTTTGCCAAAGAAGAAAAAATTTCTGCCGATGAATTACGTGAAATTCTGGAGATGATCGAAAACCCAAAAGACAAAAAATAA